The proteins below are encoded in one region of Elusimicrobiota bacterium:
- the pssA gene encoding CDP-diacylglycerol--serine O-phosphatidyltransferase — MKRGIYLLPSLFTILNIVAGFFSLHYSISLNFSAAAWAIFIAIIMDITDGRVARVMHAESSFGMELDSLADFLSFGVAPAFLMYQIHLKDMGKIGLAISAFFIITSALRLARFNSIAHQTKEISTHFEGLPTTAAGGIIASFVLSYELFKPFAEGQELTAKTIPLIMKRMPMFFKTMPFLMVLISIFLISKIRYSNFKKINFSHPHSFQLLVLLIVSIILIFIYPQNAIFLIYILYFLSGIVEYITRIFRLRKKKETITHPSTLSSPHRGEDER; from the coding sequence ATGAAAAGAGGAATTTATCTTTTACCCAGCTTGTTTACGATACTAAATATAGTTGCAGGTTTTTTTTCGCTACATTATTCCATTTCATTAAATTTTTCAGCTGCTGCATGGGCTATTTTTATTGCAATTATAATGGATATAACAGATGGCAGGGTTGCCCGTGTTATGCACGCGGAGAGTTCTTTCGGCATGGAACTTGATTCTCTTGCTGATTTTTTATCTTTTGGCGTAGCACCTGCATTTCTTATGTATCAGATACATCTTAAAGACATGGGAAAAATCGGTTTGGCGATTTCAGCATTTTTTATAATTACTTCTGCACTTCGTCTTGCGCGATTTAATTCAATAGCGCATCAGACTAAAGAAATATCTACACATTTCGAAGGACTTCCGACAACTGCTGCCGGCGGTATTATCGCTTCGTTTGTTCTTTCGTATGAGCTTTTTAAACCTTTTGCAGAAGGGCAGGAACTTACTGCAAAAACTATTCCACTTATCATGAAAAGAATGCCGATGTTTTTCAAAACAATGCCGTTTTTAATGGTGCTCATATCCATTTTTCTTATATCGAAAATAAGGTATTCCAATTTTAAGAAAATAAATTTTTCACATCCGCATTCGTTTCAGCTGCTGGTTCTTTTAATAGTTTCTATCATTTTAATATTTATATACCCTCAAAATGCTATTTTTTTAATATATATTTTATATTTTTTATCAGGAATTGTTGAATATATAACACGGATATTTCGTTTACGCAAGAAAAAAGAAACAATTACACACCCCTCAACTCTTTCTTCTCCCCACAGGGGAGAAGATGAAAGATGA
- the trpA gene encoding tryptophan synthase subunit alpha translates to MTRIENLLKKLKKQNKKALSIFLTAGYPNIKTTEKLIGRIEKYVDLIELGVPFSDPIADGPTIQYSSQEALKKNINISNIFSIVKNIRKTTKVPIVIMGYLNPIYNFGLKKFFSEAKKTGVDGIIIPDLSYEESRQIRDLSKISKIAYIPLVALTTGKERAIRIAKSSTGFVYVTAVTGVTGARNKISGELIPFLKKLRTKTTKSLLVGFGISNSGHIENLRKYCDGFIVGSAIIDLIRRKKSVEKFVKRLSFNTEK, encoded by the coding sequence ATGACAAGAATAGAAAATTTATTGAAAAAATTAAAAAAACAAAATAAAAAAGCGTTGTCTATCTTTTTAACAGCGGGTTATCCAAATATAAAGACAACCGAAAAACTTATTGGACGAATAGAAAAATATGTTGACTTAATTGAGTTAGGAGTCCCGTTTTCGGACCCAATTGCTGACGGACCCACAATTCAATATTCATCGCAGGAAGCGTTAAAAAAAAATATAAATATTAGTAATATTTTTTCAATAGTAAAAAATATCAGAAAAACAACAAAAGTGCCCATCGTAATTATGGGGTATTTAAATCCAATATATAATTTTGGTTTAAAAAAGTTTTTCAGCGAAGCAAAAAAAACCGGTGTTGATGGGATAATAATCCCTGATTTATCGTATGAAGAAAGCCGGCAGATAAGGGATTTATCAAAAATCAGTAAAATTGCATATATCCCGCTAGTGGCGCTTACAACCGGTAAAGAAAGAGCGATAAGAATCGCAAAATCATCAACAGGTTTTGTTTACGTTACTGCAGTAACAGGTGTAACCGGAGCAAGAAATAAAATATCCGGTGAGTTGATACCTTTTTTAAAGAAACTTCGAACAAAAACAACGAAGTCGCTTTTAGTGGGTTTCGGGATATCCAATTCGGGACACATAGAAAATCTGAGGAAATACTGTGACGGGTTTATAGTCGGTAGCGCTATAATAGATTTAATACGCAGGAAAAAGTCAGTAGAGAAATTTGTAAAACGTTTAAGTTTTAATACAGAAAAATGA
- the accD gene encoding acetyl-CoA carboxylase, carboxyltransferase subunit beta produces the protein MPVEEPNGKISVPDGLWRKCDSCQSIIYNKELLENFYICPKCNYYFHLSARQRIDQLLDKDSFKEMYENLETTDPLAFKSTQKYLSKIRHAKTKTKLSEAVVTGTGKINGRETVACIMDFSFMGGSMGSVVGERIARAAELAIDKKTPFIILSSSGGARMQEGMFSLMQMAKTSAALAKLSNAGLLFISILTHPVTGGVSASFAMLGDVIVAEPKALIGFAGPRVIEQTIKQKLPEGFQLSEFLLEHGQIDMIVERKELKNTISKIIELLN, from the coding sequence ATGCCGGTAGAAGAACCGAATGGTAAAATATCAGTTCCTGACGGTCTGTGGAGAAAATGCGATAGTTGCCAGAGCATAATTTACAACAAAGAACTGCTGGAAAATTTTTATATTTGTCCCAAATGTAACTATTATTTCCATCTTTCAGCAAGACAGCGGATAGACCAGCTTTTAGATAAAGACAGTTTTAAGGAAATGTATGAAAATTTAGAAACAACCGATCCTCTTGCCTTTAAAAGTACCCAAAAATACTTATCAAAGATAAGACATGCAAAAACCAAGACCAAACTTTCCGAAGCGGTTGTTACGGGAACCGGGAAAATTAATGGAAGAGAAACTGTCGCATGTATTATGGATTTTAGCTTTATGGGCGGCAGTATGGGGAGTGTTGTAGGTGAGAGAATTGCGAGAGCAGCAGAACTGGCAATTGATAAAAAAACTCCTTTTATAATTTTATCTTCTTCAGGCGGGGCAAGAATGCAGGAAGGTATGTTCTCGCTGATGCAGATGGCAAAAACATCTGCTGCACTTGCAAAACTGTCAAATGCGGGACTACTATTTATATCTATCTTGACACATCCTGTAACCGGAGGCGTTTCTGCATCATTTGCAATGTTAGGTGATGTAATTGTTGCCGAACCGAAGGCACTCATTGGTTTTGCCGGTCCCCGTGTAATAGAACAAACAATTAAGCAGAAACTCCCTGAAGGATTTCAGCTTTCAGAGTTTTTGCTTGAGCACGGTCAAATTGATATGATTGTTGAAAGAAAGGAATTGAAAAATACAATTTCGAAAATCATAGAGTTGTTAAATTAG
- a CDS encoding 2-isopropylmalate synthase has translation MEKIIIFDTTLRDGEQSPGASLNTKQKLEIAQQLSVLGVDVIEAGFPIASDGDFEAVSLVAKKVKGPVICGLARALKKDIDVCFDAVKHANRNRIHTFLAVSPIHMKYKLKMAPEEVFQRAVESVKYARNKTSDVEFSPEDAARSDFDFLCRVVEAVIDVGATTVNIPDTVGYSMPSEFGEIISKLFSKVPNIHKAVISVHCHNDLGLATANSISAVINGARQIECTINGLGERAGNASLEESVMCLHTRKKLFNFETNIKTTEISKTSKLVSSLTGMMIQPNKAIVGINAFAHEAGIHQHGVLAKAETYEIMTPQSIGLKASNFVLGKHSGRHAFEKKIKELGFKLELKEFEKAFSDFKTLADKKKSVYDEDIEAIIENGLAEESPIYELSDVFISSGTNVKPTAKIKLKKDKKIFSAESSGDGPVDSSYKAIEKIIGLKFKLIDYSLKSVSIGKDAVGEAIVKVEHKGKVYMGRGTSTDVIEASVKAYLSAINRILRQK, from the coding sequence ATGGAAAAAATAATTATTTTTGACACTACTTTAAGAGATGGAGAACAATCACCGGGTGCTTCCCTGAATACCAAACAGAAGTTAGAAATCGCACAACAACTTTCTGTACTTGGTGTTGATGTTATAGAGGCAGGTTTCCCAATTGCATCTGACGGTGATTTTGAAGCGGTATCACTGGTTGCTAAAAAAGTTAAAGGTCCTGTAATTTGTGGTCTTGCCAGAGCATTGAAAAAGGACATAGATGTTTGTTTTGATGCAGTTAAACATGCGAATAGAAACCGGATACATACATTTTTAGCAGTTAGCCCGATTCATATGAAATATAAGTTAAAAATGGCGCCGGAAGAAGTTTTTCAAAGAGCAGTCGAATCGGTAAAATATGCCAGAAATAAAACTTCTGATGTTGAGTTTTCTCCGGAAGATGCAGCGAGAAGCGATTTTGATTTTTTATGCAGGGTAGTTGAAGCGGTCATAGATGTAGGTGCCACTACGGTCAATATTCCTGATACTGTAGGTTATTCTATGCCGTCTGAATTCGGGGAAATAATATCAAAGCTTTTTTCAAAAGTTCCTAATATCCACAAAGCAGTTATTTCTGTTCATTGTCATAATGATTTAGGGCTTGCCACTGCCAATTCAATTTCTGCTGTAATAAATGGCGCCAGACAAATCGAATGTACCATAAATGGTCTTGGTGAACGTGCCGGCAATGCATCTCTTGAAGAATCGGTAATGTGTCTTCACACTAGAAAGAAACTTTTTAATTTTGAAACAAATATAAAAACAACGGAGATATCAAAAACGTCAAAATTAGTTTCATCATTAACCGGCATGATGATTCAGCCTAACAAGGCAATTGTCGGCATTAATGCTTTCGCGCATGAAGCGGGAATTCACCAGCACGGTGTTCTTGCAAAAGCCGAAACATATGAAATTATGACACCGCAATCAATAGGTCTTAAAGCGTCAAATTTTGTTTTAGGGAAACATTCCGGCAGGCATGCATTTGAAAAAAAGATAAAGGAATTAGGTTTCAAGCTCGAATTAAAAGAGTTTGAAAAAGCGTTTTCTGATTTTAAAACACTTGCCGATAAAAAGAAAAGCGTTTATGATGAAGATATTGAAGCTATTATTGAAAACGGGTTAGCTGAAGAATCGCCAATTTATGAATTGTCCGATGTTTTCATATCCTCCGGTACTAATGTAAAGCCAACTGCTAAAATTAAATTAAAAAAAGATAAAAAAATATTTTCAGCTGAATCATCAGGTGATGGTCCGGTTGATTCTTCGTATAAAGCGATAGAGAAAATTATAGGACTTAAATTCAAACTTATTGATTATTCATTGAAATCTGTAAGCATCGGCAAAGATGCAGTTGGTGAAGCAATAGTGAAAGTCGAGCATAAAGGAAAAGTTTATATGGGTCGCGGTACATCTACCGATGTTATAGAAGCATCTGTAAAAGCATATCTTTCAGCAATAAATAGAATTTTAAGGCAAAAATAA
- the trpB gene encoding tryptophan synthase subunit beta — translation MIMLPDKNGYFGQFGGRFVPETLMSAIFELEDFYKKAKIDKSFKKELNYYLKNYAGRPTPLYFAERLSKKLGLKVYLKREDLCHTGSHKINNALGQALLAKRIGKNRIIAETGAGQHGVATATVCALFGIKCVVYMGSEDIKRQALNVFRMKMLGAEVVPVNSGSKTLKDAINEALRDWVTNIKTTHYIIGSCVGPHPYPMIVRDFQSVIGKEAKRQILEVEKHLPDYLLACVGGGSNSIGLFYPFYKHKSVKFIGVEAGGLGLFSGKHSASLERGKTGILHGTKSIILQNKDGQISQTHSISAGLDYPGVGPEHSFYKQTGRAEYVSVTDNEALNGFKLLSETEGIIPALESSHAIAYLPRLSKKAKNKVVIVCLSGRGDKDLDIVFSNMHK, via the coding sequence ATCATTATGTTACCTGATAAAAATGGTTATTTTGGTCAATTTGGCGGAAGATTTGTTCCGGAGACATTAATGTCTGCTATTTTTGAACTTGAAGATTTTTATAAGAAAGCAAAAATTGATAAAAGTTTCAAAAAAGAACTAAATTACTATTTAAAAAATTATGCCGGCAGGCCTACACCTCTGTATTTTGCCGAAAGACTTTCCAAAAAACTAGGACTAAAGGTTTATCTTAAAAGAGAAGATTTGTGTCATACAGGTTCGCACAAAATAAACAATGCACTGGGGCAGGCATTACTTGCCAAAAGAATAGGTAAAAATAGAATTATCGCTGAAACAGGAGCCGGGCAGCATGGGGTAGCAACAGCGACAGTTTGCGCTCTTTTCGGTATTAAATGTGTTGTTTATATGGGTAGCGAAGACATTAAAAGACAGGCACTAAACGTTTTTAGAATGAAAATGTTGGGAGCAGAAGTTGTGCCTGTTAATTCCGGCTCAAAAACTCTTAAAGATGCAATAAACGAAGCACTACGGGATTGGGTAACAAATATAAAAACAACTCATTATATTATAGGTTCTTGCGTTGGACCGCACCCTTATCCGATGATAGTGAGGGATTTCCAGTCAGTTATAGGAAAAGAAGCAAAAAGACAGATTTTAGAAGTTGAAAAACATCTTCCGGATTACCTGCTTGCTTGTGTCGGTGGTGGGTCAAATTCAATTGGACTATTTTATCCTTTTTATAAACACAAATCTGTAAAATTTATTGGTGTTGAAGCAGGTGGTTTAGGATTGTTTTCAGGAAAACATTCAGCGTCACTTGAAAGAGGTAAAACCGGAATTTTACATGGCACTAAAAGTATTATACTGCAAAATAAAGACGGGCAGATTTCACAAACACATTCCATCTCTGCAGGATTGGATTATCCAGGCGTTGGTCCGGAACATTCTTTTTATAAACAAACAGGCAGGGCGGAATATGTATCAGTTACGGATAATGAGGCGTTAAATGGTTTTAAGTTACTTTCAGAGACCGAAGGAATTATTCCTGCATTAGAATCTTCACATGCGATAGCATATCTACCAAGACTTTCAAAAAAGGCAAAAAATAAAGTAGTAATAGTGTGTCTTTCAGGCAGAGGCGATAAGGATTTAGATATAGTATTTAGTAATATGCATAAATGA